A genomic window from Bacillus rossius redtenbacheri isolate Brsri chromosome 7, Brsri_v3, whole genome shotgun sequence includes:
- the LOC134534628 gene encoding variable charge X-linked protein 3B-like produces the protein MRTYGSRQQRARGASLAKMAAVARAHMRRLPPLGCEKSLSVTGKEEEPLSEAEEEEEPLSDAGKEEEPLSDAGKEEEPLSDAGKEEESLSDAGKEEEPLSDAGKEEEPLSDAGKEEESLSDAGKEEESLSDFGKEEEPLSDAVKEEKSLSVTGKEEEPLSEAEEEEEPLSDAGKEEEPLSDAGKEEEPLSDAGKEEESLSDFGKEEEPLSDAVKEEKSLSVTGKEEEPLSEAEEEEEPLSDAGKEEEPLSDAGKEEEPLSDAGKEEESLSDAGKEEESLSDFGKEEEPLSDAGKQEEPLTK, from the exons ATGCGAACATACGGCAGCCGGCAGCAGAGAGCGCGCGGAGCCAGCCtcgccaagatggcggccgtggcaCGCGCGCACATGCGCAGGTTGCCTCCCCTGGGATGCG AAAAGTCCCTAAGTGTAACTGGGAAAGAAGAAGAGCCACTAAGTGAAGCTGAGGAAGAAGAAGAGCCACTAAGTGACGCTGGGAAAGAAGAAGAGCCACTAAGTGACGCTGGGAAAGAAGAAGAGCCACTAAGTGACGCTGGGAAAGAAGAAGAGTCACTAAGTGACGCTGGGAAAGAAGAAGAGCCACTAAGTGACGCTGGGAAAGAAGAAGAGCCACTAAGTGACGCTGGGAAAGAAGAAGAGTCACTAAGTGACGCTGGGAAAGAAGAAGAGTCACTAAGTGACTTTGGGAAAGAAGAAGAGCCACTAAGTGACGCTGTAAAAGAAGAAAAGTCCCTAAGTGTCACTGGGAAAGAAGAAGAGCCACTAAGTGAAGCTGAGGAAGAAGAAGAGCCACTAAGTGACGCTGGGAAAGAAGAAGAGCCACTAAGTGACGCTGGGAAAGAAGAAGAGCCACTAAGTGACGCTGGGAAAGAAGAAGAGTCACTAAGTGACTTTGGGAAAGAAGAAGAGCCACTAAGTGACGCTGTAAAAGAAGAAAAGTCCCTAAGTGTCACTGGGAAAGAAGAAGAGCCACTAAGTGAAGCTGAGGAAGAAGAAGAGCCACTAAGTGACGCTGGGAAAGAAGAAGAGCCACTAAGTGACGCTGGGAAAGAAGAAGAGCCACTAAGTGACGCTGGGAAAGAAGAAGAGTCACTAAGTGACGCTGGGAAAGAAGAAGAGTCACTAAGTGACTTTGGGAAAGAAGAAGAGCCACTAAGTGACGCTGGGAAACAAGAAGAGCCACTAACTAAGTGA